In the Burkholderia glumae LMG 2196 = ATCC 33617 genome, one interval contains:
- a CDS encoding bifunctional 2-methylcitrate dehydratase/aconitate hydratase: MSAPQTNVRPAPDPVLVEIADYVLDVEIGSALALDTARYCLLDTLGCGLEALSYPACTKLLGPLVPGTQVPHGARVPGTSLELDPVKAAFDIGTTIRWLDFNDTWLAAEWGHPSDNLGGILATADWLSRTAVAAGKPPLTMREVLVAMVKAHEIQGCLALENAFNRVGLDHVLLVKVASTAVVGKLLGLTRDELVNALSLAFVDGQALRTYRHAPNTGSRKSWAAGDATSRAVRLALIARTGEMGYPTALSAPVWGFYDVLFEGKPFRFQRPYGSYVMENVLFKIAFPAEFHAQTAAEAALVLHRRLAEAGRGAASIRRVTIRTHEAALRIIDKAGPLANPADRDHCIQYMVAVPLLFGRLTAADYEDDVAADPRIDALRAKIACVEDPQFTRDYHDPDKRAIANGLTVELDDGTVLDEVVVEYPLGHRRRRAQGIPLLLDKFRSHLARRLPAKQQQAILDVSLDQARLEAMPVNEYVDLYVI; the protein is encoded by the coding sequence ATGTCCGCTCCGCAAACGAACGTCCGGCCCGCGCCGGACCCGGTACTGGTCGAGATCGCCGACTACGTGCTGGATGTCGAGATCGGCAGTGCGCTCGCGCTCGACACGGCGCGCTACTGCCTGCTCGATACGCTCGGTTGCGGACTCGAGGCCCTGTCGTATCCGGCCTGCACCAAGCTGCTGGGGCCGCTGGTGCCGGGCACGCAGGTGCCGCATGGCGCCCGGGTGCCCGGCACCTCGCTCGAACTCGACCCGGTCAAGGCCGCGTTCGACATCGGCACCACGATCCGCTGGCTCGACTTCAACGACACCTGGCTCGCGGCCGAATGGGGCCATCCGTCCGACAACCTGGGCGGCATCCTGGCCACCGCCGACTGGCTCTCGCGCACCGCGGTGGCGGCCGGCAAGCCGCCGCTCACGATGCGCGAGGTGCTGGTGGCGATGGTCAAGGCCCACGAGATCCAGGGCTGCCTCGCGCTCGAGAACGCGTTCAACCGCGTCGGGCTCGACCACGTGCTGCTGGTCAAGGTCGCCTCCACCGCGGTGGTCGGCAAGCTGCTGGGCCTCACGCGCGACGAGCTCGTCAACGCGCTGTCGCTCGCCTTCGTCGACGGCCAGGCGCTTCGCACCTACCGGCACGCGCCCAACACCGGCTCGCGCAAGTCGTGGGCGGCCGGCGACGCCACCTCGCGCGCCGTGCGCCTCGCGCTGATCGCCCGGACCGGCGAGATGGGCTACCCCACGGCGCTCAGCGCGCCCGTCTGGGGCTTCTACGACGTGCTGTTCGAGGGCAAGCCGTTCCGCTTTCAACGCCCCTACGGCAGCTACGTGATGGAGAACGTGCTGTTCAAGATCGCGTTCCCCGCCGAATTCCACGCACAGACCGCCGCCGAGGCGGCGCTCGTGCTGCATCGCCGGCTCGCCGAGGCGGGCCGCGGCGCCGCGTCGATCCGGCGCGTCACGATCCGCACGCACGAGGCCGCGCTCCGGATCATCGACAAGGCCGGGCCGCTCGCGAACCCCGCCGACCGCGACCACTGCATCCAGTACATGGTTGCCGTGCCGCTGCTGTTCGGGCGCCTCACCGCCGCCGACTACGAGGACGACGTCGCGGCCGATCCGCGCATCGACGCGCTGCGCGCCAAGATCGCCTGCGTCGAGGACCCGCAGTTCACGCGCGATTATCACGACCCGGACAAGCGCGCGATCGCCAACGGATTGACCGTCGAGCTCGACGACGGCACCGTGTTGGACGAGGTGGTGGTCGAATATCCGCTCGGCCACCGGCGCCGCCGCGCGCAGGGCATCCCGCTGCTGCTCGACAAATTCCGCAGCCACCTCGCGCGGCGCCTGCCGGCGAAACAGCAACAAGCGATTCTCGACGTGTCGCTGGACCAGGCAAGGCTCGAGGCCATGCCGGTCAATGAATACGTCGACTTGTATGTGATCTAG
- a CDS encoding succinate dehydrogenase assembly factor 2, whose product MTEQSHQSDPHRRARLRWRARRGLLENDLIFERFFSRYEHDLTDADVGALTRLLELSDNDLMDLLLARKEPEGDLAGPDVSRLLEMLRSA is encoded by the coding sequence ATGACTGAACAGTCGCACCAGTCCGACCCGCACCGCCGCGCGCGCCTTCGCTGGCGCGCGCGGCGCGGTCTGCTGGAGAACGACCTGATTTTCGAGCGTTTCTTCAGCCGATACGAGCATGACCTCACCGATGCCGACGTGGGCGCGCTGACCCGCCTGCTCGAACTATCCGACAACGACCTGATGGACTTGCTGCTTGCCCGCAAAGAACCGGAGGGCGACCTTGCCGGCCCGGACGTTTCCCGGCTGCTGGAGATGCTGCGCAGTGCATGA
- a CDS encoding VOC family protein has product MLSHVCVGVQDVERAHAFYAPLMAALGLPLKFHAPPAMAGWMPADAARPLFVICRPFDGGAAAPGNGQMVALLARDRATVDRCHALALQAGGRCEGAPGLRPQYHADYYGAYFRDPDGNKLCVCCHAPA; this is encoded by the coding sequence ATGCTGTCCCACGTCTGCGTAGGTGTCCAGGACGTCGAGCGCGCCCATGCGTTCTACGCGCCGCTGATGGCGGCGTTGGGCCTGCCGCTGAAATTCCATGCGCCGCCCGCCATGGCGGGCTGGATGCCGGCCGATGCGGCGCGGCCGCTGTTCGTGATCTGCCGGCCGTTCGACGGCGGCGCGGCGGCGCCCGGCAACGGCCAGATGGTGGCGCTGCTCGCGCGCGACCGCGCCACCGTCGATCGCTGCCATGCGCTCGCGCTGCAGGCGGGCGGGCGTTGCGAAGGGGCGCCGGGGCTGCGCCCGCAATACCATGCCGATTATTACGGTGCGTATTTTCGCGACCCGGACGGCAACAAGCTCTGCGTCTGCTGCCACGCGCCGGCGTGA
- a CDS encoding malate dehydrogenase: MAKPAKRVAVTGAAGQIAYSLLFRIANGDLLGKDQPVILQLLDLPQAQGAVKGVVMELDDCAFPLLAGVVITDDPKVAFKDADVALLVGARPRSKGMERKDLLSANAEIFTVQGAALNEVASRDVKVLVVGNPANTNAYIAMKSAPDLPKKNFTAMLRLDHNRALSQLAAKAGKPVASIEKLAVWGNHSPTMYPDFRFATAEGESLLKLINDDAWNRDTFIPTVGKRGAAIIEARGLSSAASAANAAIDHVRDWVLGTNGKWVTMGIPSDGSYGIPEDIIYGVPVTCENGEYKRVEGLEIDAFSREKMDGTLAELLEERDGVAHLLK; this comes from the coding sequence ATGGCTAAGCCCGCAAAGCGTGTTGCCGTTACCGGCGCCGCAGGTCAAATCGCATACTCGCTGCTGTTCCGCATCGCGAACGGCGACCTGCTCGGCAAGGACCAGCCGGTCATCCTGCAACTGCTCGACCTCCCGCAAGCACAAGGCGCCGTCAAGGGCGTCGTGATGGAACTCGACGACTGCGCGTTCCCGCTGCTGGCCGGCGTGGTGATCACGGACGACCCGAAGGTCGCGTTCAAGGATGCCGACGTGGCGCTGCTGGTCGGGGCGCGTCCGCGCTCGAAGGGCATGGAGCGCAAGGACCTGCTGTCGGCCAACGCCGAGATCTTCACGGTGCAGGGTGCCGCGCTGAACGAAGTCGCGAGCCGCGACGTGAAGGTGCTGGTGGTCGGCAACCCGGCCAACACCAACGCCTACATCGCGATGAAGTCGGCGCCGGACCTGCCGAAGAAGAACTTCACGGCGATGCTGCGCCTGGACCACAACCGCGCGCTGTCGCAACTGGCCGCCAAGGCCGGCAAGCCCGTGGCCTCGATCGAGAAGCTCGCCGTGTGGGGCAACCACTCGCCGACGATGTACCCCGACTTCCGCTTCGCGACCGCCGAAGGCGAATCGCTGCTCAAGCTGATCAACGACGACGCCTGGAACCGCGACACCTTCATCCCGACCGTCGGCAAGCGCGGCGCGGCGATCATCGAGGCGCGCGGCCTGTCGTCGGCGGCCTCGGCGGCCAACGCGGCGATCGATCACGTGCGTGACTGGGTGCTCGGCACGAACGGCAAGTGGGTCACCATGGGCATCCCGTCGGACGGCTCGTACGGCATCCCCGAGGACATCATCTACGGCGTGCCGGTGACTTGCGAAAACGGCGAGTACAAGCGCGTGGAAGGCCTGGAAATCGACGCGTTCTCGCGCGAGAAGATGGACGGCACGCTGGCCGAGCTGCTCGAGGAACGTGACGGCGTGGCCCACCTGCTGAAGTAA
- a CDS encoding HpcH/HpaI aldolase/citrate lyase family protein, whose protein sequence is MPALSPAEVLYDGAAPPALLPCCDHYAGSEKLMRKSLALQAELGPVFDVTLDCEDGAAVGREAAHAELVAAMLGNAANRFGRAGVRIHDFSHPHWRDDLRIVLRAARPPAYITLPKTTDAADVAEVCAFIEGTRRELGIARPIPADVLIETHGALAQVARIAALPAVSTLSFGLMDFVSAHHGAIPDAAMRAPGQFDHPLVRRAKLEIAAACHAHGKTPSHNVTTEIREMAMVASDAARARDEFGYTRMWSIHPAQIREIVAAFAPREAEVALAAEILLAAQAADWGPTRHRDTLHDRASYRYYWSVLRRAHAAGAALPAEVARWLPAEAAGAAGSQACA, encoded by the coding sequence ATGCCCGCGCTCTCTCCTGCTGAAGTGCTGTACGACGGCGCCGCGCCCCCCGCGCTCCTGCCCTGCTGCGATCACTACGCCGGCAGCGAGAAACTGATGCGCAAGTCGCTGGCGCTGCAGGCCGAACTGGGCCCGGTGTTCGACGTGACGCTCGACTGCGAGGACGGCGCCGCCGTCGGCCGCGAGGCCGCGCACGCCGAACTGGTGGCCGCGATGCTCGGCAACGCGGCCAACCGCTTCGGCCGTGCCGGCGTGCGGATCCACGACTTCTCCCACCCGCACTGGCGCGACGACCTGCGCATCGTGTTGCGCGCCGCCCGGCCGCCTGCTTACATTACGCTTCCAAAAACCACCGACGCGGCCGACGTGGCCGAGGTCTGCGCGTTCATCGAGGGCACGCGCCGCGAGCTCGGCATCGCCCGGCCGATCCCGGCCGACGTGCTGATCGAGACGCACGGCGCGCTCGCCCAGGTCGCTCGCATCGCCGCCCTGCCGGCCGTCTCGACGCTGAGCTTCGGGCTGATGGATTTCGTCTCCGCCCATCACGGCGCGATCCCCGACGCCGCCATGCGCGCGCCAGGCCAGTTCGACCATCCGCTGGTGCGCCGCGCCAAGCTCGAGATCGCCGCCGCCTGCCACGCCCACGGCAAGACGCCGTCCCACAATGTGACCACCGAGATCCGCGAGATGGCCATGGTGGCGAGCGACGCCGCCCGCGCGCGCGACGAATTCGGCTACACGCGGATGTGGAGCATCCATCCCGCGCAGATCCGCGAGATCGTGGCCGCGTTCGCGCCGCGCGAGGCAGAAGTGGCGCTGGCCGCGGAAATCCTGCTTGCCGCGCAGGCCGCCGACTGGGGGCCGACGCGCCACCGCGACACGCTGCACGACCGCGCCAGCTACCGCTATTACTGGTCGGTGCTGCGCCGCGCGCACGCCGCCGGCGCCGCGCTGCCGGCCGAGGTGGCGCGCTGGCTGCCGGCCGAGGCCGCCGGTGCGGCCGGCAGCCAGGCCTGCGCGTGA
- the sdhA gene encoding succinate dehydrogenase flavoprotein subunit → MAAINTSLPRRKFDVVIVGAGGSGMRASLQLARAGLSVCVLSKVFPTRSHTVAAQGGIGASLGNMSEDNWHYHFYDTIKGSDWLGDQDAIEFMCREAPNAVYELEHFGMPFDRNADGTIYQRPFGGHTANYGEKPVQRACAAADRTGHALLHTLYQQNVAAKTQFFVEWMALDLIRDADGDVLGVTALEMETGDVYILEGKTTLFATGGAGRIFAASTNAFINTGDGLGMAARAGIALQDMEFWQFHPTGVAGAGVLITEGVRGEGGILRNSDGERFMERYAPTLKDLAPRDFVSRSMDQEIKEGRGVGPNKDHVLLDLSHIGAETIMKRLPSIREIALKFANVDCIKEPIPVVPTIHYQMGGIPTNIHGQVVGTPRGHEEPVNGFYAVGECSCVSVHGANRLGTNSLLDLVVFGRAAGNHIVEHVKQQREHKPLPKDAADFSLARLAKLDSSSSGEYAQSVANEIRGSMQKHAGVFRTSALLAEGVQDIKKLAERAQHIHLKDKSKVFNTARVEALEVANLVEAARATMVSAEARKESRGAHAQDDYPQRDDENWMRHTLWFSEGDRLDYKPVHMQPLTVESVPPKARTF, encoded by the coding sequence ATGGCTGCAATCAACACTTCCCTGCCGCGTCGCAAGTTCGACGTGGTCATCGTCGGCGCGGGCGGCTCGGGGATGCGCGCATCGCTGCAACTCGCGCGCGCGGGCCTGTCGGTCTGCGTGCTCTCGAAAGTGTTTCCGACGCGTTCGCACACGGTTGCCGCCCAGGGCGGGATCGGCGCCTCGCTCGGCAACATGAGCGAAGACAACTGGCACTACCACTTCTACGACACGATCAAGGGCTCCGACTGGCTCGGCGACCAGGACGCGATCGAATTCATGTGCCGTGAAGCACCCAACGCCGTCTACGAGCTCGAGCACTTCGGCATGCCGTTCGACCGCAACGCGGACGGCACCATCTACCAGCGCCCGTTCGGCGGCCATACCGCGAACTACGGCGAGAAGCCGGTGCAGCGCGCCTGCGCGGCGGCCGACCGTACCGGCCACGCGCTGCTGCACACGCTGTATCAGCAGAACGTCGCGGCCAAGACGCAGTTCTTCGTCGAATGGATGGCGCTCGACCTGATCCGCGACGCGGACGGCGACGTGCTCGGCGTGACCGCCCTCGAAATGGAAACGGGCGACGTCTACATCCTCGAAGGCAAGACCACGCTGTTCGCCACGGGCGGCGCCGGCCGCATCTTCGCGGCCTCGACCAATGCGTTCATCAACACCGGCGACGGCCTCGGGATGGCCGCGCGCGCCGGCATCGCGCTGCAGGACATGGAGTTCTGGCAGTTCCACCCGACCGGCGTGGCCGGCGCGGGCGTGCTGATCACCGAGGGCGTGCGCGGCGAAGGCGGCATCCTGCGCAACTCGGACGGCGAGCGCTTCATGGAGCGCTATGCGCCGACGCTGAAGGATCTGGCGCCGCGCGACTTCGTCTCGCGCTCGATGGACCAGGAAATCAAGGAAGGCCGCGGGGTCGGTCCGAACAAGGACCACGTGCTGCTCGACCTGTCGCACATCGGTGCCGAGACGATCATGAAGCGTCTGCCGTCGATCCGCGAAATCGCGCTGAAGTTCGCGAACGTCGACTGCATCAAGGAGCCGATCCCGGTCGTGCCGACCATCCACTACCAGATGGGCGGCATCCCGACCAACATCCACGGCCAGGTCGTCGGCACGCCGCGCGGCCACGAAGAGCCCGTCAACGGCTTCTATGCCGTGGGCGAGTGCTCGTGCGTGTCGGTGCACGGCGCCAACCGCCTGGGCACGAACTCGCTGCTCGACCTGGTGGTGTTCGGCCGCGCAGCCGGCAACCACATCGTCGAACACGTCAAGCAGCAGCGCGAGCACAAGCCGCTGCCGAAGGACGCGGCCGACTTCTCGCTTGCGCGTCTGGCCAAGCTCGACAGCTCGAGTTCGGGCGAGTACGCGCAAAGCGTCGCCAACGAGATTCGCGGCTCGATGCAGAAGCATGCCGGCGTGTTCCGCACCTCGGCGCTGCTGGCCGAAGGCGTGCAGGACATCAAGAAGCTCGCGGAACGTGCCCAGCACATCCACCTGAAGGACAAGTCGAAGGTGTTCAACACCGCGCGCGTCGAAGCGCTCGAAGTGGCGAACCTGGTCGAAGCGGCGCGCGCCACCATGGTGTCGGCCGAAGCCCGCAAGGAAAGCCGCGGCGCGCACGCGCAGGACGACTACCCGCAACGCGACGACGAAAACTGGATGCGTCATACGCTGTGGTTCAGCGAAGGCGATCGTCTCGACTACAAGCCGGTGCACATGCAGCCGCTGACGGTCGAATCCGTGCCGCCCAAGGCGCGTACGTTCTAA
- the sdhD gene encoding succinate dehydrogenase, hydrophobic membrane anchor protein, whose translation MAGNNRIGSKRLVVGAHYGLRDWLAQRITAVIMAVYTVILLAWFFSARDFSYDGWASIFSTQWMKLATFVTLLALFYHAWVGIRDIWMDYVKPVGVRLVLQSLTIVWLLACAGYAAQILWRV comes from the coding sequence ATGGCAGGCAATAACCGAATCGGCTCGAAGCGCCTCGTCGTCGGCGCCCATTACGGCCTGCGCGACTGGCTCGCGCAACGGATCACCGCGGTCATCATGGCGGTCTACACCGTGATCCTGCTGGCCTGGTTCTTCAGCGCCCGCGATTTCTCCTACGACGGCTGGGCGTCGATCTTCTCGACCCAGTGGATGAAGCTGGCGACCTTCGTCACGCTGCTCGCGCTGTTCTACCACGCCTGGGTCGGCATTCGCGACATCTGGATGGATTACGTGAAGCCTGTCGGCGTGCGGCTGGTGCTGCAATCGCTGACCATCGTCTGGCTGCTCGCGTGCGCGGGCTACGCTGCGCAGATTCTCTGGAGAGTTTAA
- a CDS encoding succinate dehydrogenase iron-sulfur subunit, whose protein sequence is MAKRIFELYRYDPDKDAAPRMQTYEVELKHERMLLDALVKLKEIDETLSFRRSCREGVCGSDAMNINGKNGLACLTNLNDLPERIVLRPLPGLPVVRDLIVDMTQFFNQYHSIKPFLINGTPPPEKERLQSPEEREELDGVYECILCASCSTSCPSFWWNPDKFVGPAGLLQAYRFIADSRDEATAERLDNLEDPYRLFRCHTIMNCVDVCPKGLNPTKAIGKIKELMVRRAV, encoded by the coding sequence ATGGCAAAACGCATTTTCGAACTCTATCGTTACGATCCGGACAAGGACGCGGCGCCGCGCATGCAGACGTACGAAGTCGAGCTCAAGCATGAACGCATGCTGCTCGACGCGCTGGTCAAGCTGAAGGAAATCGACGAGACGCTGTCGTTCCGTCGCTCGTGCCGCGAGGGCGTGTGCGGCTCGGACGCGATGAACATCAACGGCAAGAACGGTCTGGCGTGCCTCACGAACCTGAACGACCTGCCCGAGAGGATCGTGCTGCGTCCGCTGCCGGGCCTGCCGGTGGTGCGCGACCTGATCGTCGACATGACGCAGTTCTTCAACCAGTACCACTCGATCAAGCCGTTCCTGATCAACGGCACGCCGCCGCCCGAGAAGGAGCGCCTGCAGTCGCCGGAAGAGCGCGAGGAGCTGGACGGCGTGTACGAGTGCATCCTGTGCGCGAGCTGCTCGACCTCGTGCCCGAGCTTCTGGTGGAATCCGGACAAGTTCGTCGGCCCGGCCGGCCTGCTCCAGGCTTACCGCTTCATCGCCGACAGCCGCGACGAGGCCACCGCCGAACGCCTCGACAACCTCGAGGACCCGTACCGTCTGTTCCGTTGCCACACGATCATGAACTGCGTCGACGTTTGCCCGAAGGGGCTGAACCCGACCAAGGCGATCGGCAAGATCAAGGAATTGATGGTTCGCCGCGCGGTCTGA
- a CDS encoding GntR family transcriptional regulator — translation MRAMTSNQANAANPNAPGQGPAGGEVAPAAAPLPSPSPSPTFSPLYQQIKALITQGLESGEWKPGEIIPSEVELAARYKVSQGTVRKAIDELAADNLLVRRQGKGTFVATHSEERAQFRFLRLLAEDGVEHPHVSRLLECRRTRAPAEIARQLDLKPADPVVQVRRLLEFDGVATVLDEIWLPGAMFRGLTFERLSEYKGPLYAMFESEFGTRMIRATEKVRAIAAEPAVAVLLGVADGFPLLSVERVSYTYGDRPVEVRRGWYVTTGYYYQNELS, via the coding sequence ATGCGCGCCATGACATCCAACCAGGCGAACGCGGCGAATCCCAACGCCCCCGGCCAAGGCCCGGCCGGCGGCGAAGTAGCGCCTGCGGCAGCGCCGTTGCCGTCGCCATCGCCGTCTCCCACCTTCAGCCCTTTATATCAGCAGATCAAGGCATTGATCACGCAGGGCCTGGAGTCGGGTGAATGGAAGCCGGGTGAAATCATCCCGAGCGAGGTCGAGCTCGCGGCGCGCTACAAGGTGAGCCAGGGCACGGTGCGCAAGGCGATCGACGAGTTGGCGGCCGACAACCTGCTGGTGCGCCGGCAGGGCAAGGGCACCTTCGTGGCCACCCACAGCGAGGAGCGTGCCCAGTTCCGCTTCCTGCGCCTGCTGGCCGAGGACGGCGTGGAGCACCCGCACGTGAGCCGGCTGCTGGAATGCCGCCGCACCCGGGCGCCGGCCGAGATCGCGCGGCAGCTGGACCTGAAGCCGGCCGACCCGGTGGTCCAGGTGCGCCGGCTGCTGGAGTTCGACGGCGTCGCCACGGTGCTCGACGAGATCTGGCTGCCGGGCGCGATGTTCCGCGGGCTCACGTTCGAGCGCCTCAGCGAGTACAAGGGCCCGCTCTACGCGATGTTCGAGTCGGAGTTCGGCACGCGCATGATCCGCGCCACCGAGAAGGTCCGCGCGATCGCCGCGGAGCCCGCCGTGGCGGTGCTGCTGGGCGTGGCCGACGGATTTCCGTTGCTGTCGGTCGAGCGCGTGTCCTATACCTATGGGGACCGCCCCGTCGAGGTGCGGCGCGGTTGGTATGTCACAACCGGGTATTACTATCAGAACGAATTGAGTTGA
- the sdhC gene encoding succinate dehydrogenase, cytochrome b556 subunit, whose protein sequence is MTEAVRKPRPEYRNIGIGDITLKYRLPLAGQLSIFHRVSGALLFLSLPFLLYLFDQSLTSELSFDVFKAFFSNIVVKLIVLVLSWAFLHHFCAGIRHLLMDVNHDAVTKEGGKRTAAVVFVVSLALTLVVALKLFGAF, encoded by the coding sequence ATGACTGAAGCAGTAAGAAAACCGAGACCGGAGTATCGGAACATCGGCATCGGAGACATCACGCTCAAGTATCGTCTGCCGCTCGCCGGGCAACTATCGATCTTTCACCGTGTCAGCGGTGCGCTGTTATTTCTGTCCCTTCCGTTCCTGCTTTACCTCTTTGATCAGAGCCTGACGTCCGAACTGAGCTTCGATGTCTTCAAGGCCTTTTTCTCCAATATCGTCGTCAAGCTGATCGTCCTCGTATTGTCGTGGGCATTTCTCCATCATTTCTGTGCCGGCATTCGCCACTTGCTGATGGACGTCAACCATGACGCCGTTACCAAGGAAGGCGGCAAGCGCACCGCCGCCGTCGTGTTCGTGGTGTCGCTGGCCTTGACGCTGGTCGTCGCGCTCAAACTGTTCGGAGCATTCTAA
- the gltA gene encoding citrate synthase has translation MTPSDVKATLSFSDNSPSVELPIYKGTMGPDVIDIRKLYGQTGKFTYDPGFMSTASCNSQITYIDGDKGELLYRGYPIDNLAQNADFLETCYLLLKGELPNAAQKAEFVDTVTKHTMVHEQMHFFFRGFRRDAHPMAILVAAVGALSAFYHDSLDINDPRHREVSAIRMIAKLPTLVAMAYKYSIGQPFVYPKNELSYSANFMHMMFSNPCEEYKVNDVLVRALDRILILHADHEQNASTSTVRLAGSSGANPFACIAAGIACLWGPAHGGANEAALNMLEQIGSSDNIPEFIKQVKDKNSGVKLMGFGHRVYKNYDPRAKLMRETCHEVLEELGLHDDPLFKLAMQLEKIALEDEYFVSRKLYPNVDFYSGIVQRALGIPTSMFTCIFSMARTVGWIGQWNEMIADPEQKIGRPRQLFVGQTPREAVPIAQRS, from the coding sequence ATGACTCCGTCTGATGTTAAAGCCACGCTATCGTTCAGCGACAATTCGCCGAGCGTCGAACTGCCGATCTACAAGGGCACGATGGGCCCGGACGTGATCGACATCCGCAAGCTGTACGGCCAGACCGGCAAGTTCACGTACGACCCGGGCTTCATGTCCACGGCCTCGTGCAACTCGCAGATCACGTACATTGACGGGGACAAGGGCGAACTGCTGTATCGCGGTTACCCCATCGACAACCTCGCGCAAAACGCGGACTTCCTCGAAACGTGCTACCTGCTGCTGAAGGGCGAGCTGCCGAACGCCGCCCAGAAGGCGGAATTCGTCGATACCGTCACGAAGCACACGATGGTGCACGAGCAGATGCACTTCTTCTTCCGCGGCTTCCGTCGCGACGCGCATCCGATGGCGATCCTGGTCGCCGCGGTGGGCGCGCTGTCGGCGTTCTACCACGACTCGCTCGACATCAACGACCCGCGCCACCGTGAAGTCTCGGCGATCCGCATGATCGCCAAGCTGCCGACGCTGGTCGCGATGGCCTACAAGTACAGCATCGGCCAGCCGTTCGTCTATCCGAAGAACGAGCTGTCGTACAGCGCGAACTTCATGCACATGATGTTCTCGAACCCGTGCGAGGAGTACAAGGTCAACGACGTGCTGGTGCGCGCGCTCGACCGCATCCTGATCCTGCACGCCGACCACGAGCAGAACGCCTCGACCTCGACGGTGCGTCTGGCCGGTTCGTCGGGTGCGAACCCGTTCGCCTGCATCGCGGCCGGGATCGCTTGCCTCTGGGGCCCGGCTCACGGCGGCGCGAACGAAGCCGCGCTGAACATGCTCGAGCAGATCGGCTCGTCGGACAACATCCCCGAATTCATCAAGCAGGTGAAGGACAAGAACTCGGGCGTGAAGCTGATGGGCTTCGGCCACCGCGTGTACAAGAACTACGATCCGCGTGCGAAGCTGATGCGCGAAACCTGCCACGAAGTGCTCGAAGAGCTCGGCCTGCACGACGATCCGCTGTTCAAGCTCGCGATGCAGCTCGAGAAGATCGCCCTCGAGGACGAATACTTCGTGTCGCGCAAGCTGTACCCGAACGTCGATTTCTACTCGGGCATCGTCCAGCGCGCGCTGGGCATCCCGACCTCGATGTTCACCTGCATCTTCTCGATGGCGCGTACCGTCGGCTGGATCGGCCAATGGAACGAGATGATCGCCGATCCCGAGCAGAAGATCGGCCGTCCGCGCCAGCTGTTCGTCGGCCAGACGCCGCGCGAAGCGGTGCCGATCGCGCAGCGTTCCTAA